The Candidatus Fusobacterium pullicola nucleotide sequence ATTTATACTTACTGTTACAATTTGTACATCTATCTTAGGAGCTGAATTTAAAGAGATAACTCCTCTTGAACAACCTCAAATTGAAACTGCTGTTCAAAATTTAGTTCAACCAGAAGAGAAAAAAGTAGAGGAACAACCTGAAAATAAAGAGTCATTTATAGTTGAGGAACCTAAGGAAAGAATTGAGGATTTAGGAATAAAAAGAAAATCTACAAATGGCTTAGTTTATGCTGGTAAAGAGGAGACTCCATATACTGGTAAATTTGCTCTTTTTTTAGGAGATATCATTGAATATACTGAAACTTATGTAGATGGTATCCTGAATGGGCATAAAACTTGGTACTCTTATGATGGAAAAGTTGTATTAGAAGAGACATACAAAAATAATAAAATTGATGGAGAGCAAAAAGCTTACTATGGAAATGGAAATATTAAATCTGTTGTAGATTATAAAAATGGTATCATAGTTAAGATTGCTGCCTATGCTAAAGATGGAACTCTTCTACACCAAAGTGACTTAAGCAAAGGAAGTGGACTTTGGAAATATTACTGGGAAAATGGTAATGTTCTAGAAGAGGGAAATTATAAAAA carries:
- a CDS encoding toxin-antitoxin system YwqK family antitoxin, whose amino-acid sequence is MKKIVSFILTVTICTSILGAEFKEITPLEQPQIETAVQNLVQPEEKKVEEQPENKESFIVEEPKERIEDLGIKRKSTNGLVYAGKEETPYTGKFALFLGDIIEYTETYVDGILNGHKTWYSYDGKVVLEETYKNNKIDGEQKAYYGNGNIKSVVDYKNGIIVKIAAYAKDGTLLHQSDLSKGSGLWKYYWENGNVLEEGNYK